The genomic stretch CAAGTTCGAGAACATGGGCGCCCAGATGGTCAAGGAAGTTGCCTCCAAGACTTCTGATGTTGCCGGTGACGGTACCACCACTGCTACCATCCTTGGTCAGGCCATCTTCAACGAAGGCGTGAAGCTCGTTGCTGCCGGTCGTTCCCCCATGGCTATCAAACGCGGTATCGACAAAGCTGTCGACGCCATCGTCGCTGAGCTCGAAAAAGTCGCCAAGCCCACCCGTGATCAGAAAGAGATCGCGCAGGTCGGCACCATCTCCGCCAACAACGATGCGACTATCGGCAACATCATCGCCGAAGCCATGAACAAGGTCGGTAAAGAAGGCGTTATCACCGTGGAAGAGGCCAAAGGCCTGGAAACCACTCTGGACGTCGTCGAGGGCATGCAGTTTGACCGCGGTTACCTGTCCCCCTACTTCGTGACCAACACCGAGCGCATGACCTGCGAAATGGAAGAGCCGCTGATTCTGATCAAGGAATCCAAGATTTCCAGCATGAAAGAACTGCTGCCGGTTCTGGAGCAGTGCGCCAAGATGTCCAAGCCCCTCATGATCCTCGCCGAGGACATCGAAGGTGAAGCTCTGGCAACCCTGGTTGTCAACAAGCTGCGCGGCACCCTGAACGTTGTTGCTGTCAAGGCTCCCGGTTTCGGTGAACGCCGTAAGGCCATGCTCAAGGACATCGCTGTCCTGACCGGCGGCCAGGTTGTTTCCGAAGACCTCGGTATCAAGATGGAGAACCTGACCGTCAACGATCTCGGTTCCTGCAAGCGCATTGTCATCGACAAGGAAAACACCACCATCGTCGACGGTGCTGGTAACGCTGAAGAAATCAAGGGTCGTATCGCAACCATCCGCGCTGAGATCGCTGACTCCACTTCCGACTACGATCGCGAGAAGCTCCAGGAGCGTCTGGCAAAGATCGTCGGTGGTGTCGCTGTCATCAACGTTGGTGCTGCAACCGAAACCGAGATGAAAGAAAAGAAAGCTCGCGTGGAAGATGCTCTGAACGCTACCCGCGCTGCTGTTGAAGAAGGTATCGTGCCCGGTGGCGGTGTCGTCCTGGCCCGTTGCGGTAAGGTTGTCGCCTCTGTAGTCGCCGAAGATGACGACGAGCAGGCCGGTATCAACATCATCGCTCGCGCCGTGGAAGAGCCTCTCCGTCAGATCGCCGGTAACGCCGGTCTGGAAGGTTCCATCGTGGTTGAGAAGATCAAGGAAACTGAAGGTGGCATGGGCTACAACGCCGCTACCGACAAGTACGAAGATCTGATCGAAGCCGGTGTTATCGATCCCAAGAAGGTCACCCGCACCGCACTGCAGAACGCTGCTTCCGTAGCCGGTCTGCTGCTGACCACCGAGTGCGCCATTGCTGACAAGCCTGAAAAGAACGACGGTCCTGCCGGTATGCCCGGTATGGGCGGCGGCATGCCCGGCATGGGCGGCATGGGCGGCATGTACTAGACATCCCGCTATCCTAGCCAAAATCGACCGGCCCGCGACACTGTCGCGGGCCGGTTTTTTGTTTTTGAAGGAATGTATTATTGGAGGAGATCGGTCATTGGTGAGCATCTCTCGTTTGAGACTTGGGGCAAGATATAAAAACTAGATACTCGGAAGAAGGGCGTGAGCGAAACAGGATAGAGGAAGAGAGGATAGATGAGGATATCCATCGTTTGGTGACGGATCTTATTGATATTTTGAAATGATGTTTGCGATGACCCCTTCCTTTCTGAGTCTTTCCAGTTCTTCATTGAACAGCTTCACGAAAGGATACATTGCTTCTTTCCTGGCAAAAGCAAAGCGATAGGGCGTGGTGGCTATTGGAGTGGGGGAGTAATAAAATGAAGTCGACTGTGCTTCATCGGATGACTCCACAGCCCATCTCACAACAAGTTTGTTGGTTACTATCGCATCTACATGCCCATGGCGTAGCATCTGTAACAGGTTCTCGGTTGTCGTTGCCGTATACCACCGGATCTTTTTTTGCTCTATCGCCTCTTGGAGGCTTGGGTAGGAGAAGCCGAGTTTGCCAGCTACTCTTGCGCCCTTGTGTTTTATCAACGTTTCAAGCTCTGTGTAGGATTTGATGCGACTGACCAGAACATCCTCGGAATGAAGTATCGCATTGCTCCAGAGGAAATGGTCCGGGTCAGTAACCCACTCCTTCGCTTTCAAGGTGGCGTCTATTTCCCCGTCCTCAAGCAGCATCATTACCCGCTTCGCAGGATGGCTTTCCAGTTTGAGTCCATATCCTAACCGTTCAAGGACAGCGTGCATTACATCAAGCATGATGCCGCGGTTCTCCGAGTCCTTTTGTCCATCGAGAATGGCATAGGGAGGCCAACCCGGAGCTGCGATCGAAACCACGACTGTTTTCTGGGTATCGGGAGCATCCGCATGTGATTTGGAGAAGGGAGTCATGGCAAAAATGACAGTCCCCAAAAGAATAATAAACAATGGGGTCTGTGTGATTGTCCTTGGCATTATTCGCTCCCGAGAGTGTGTTCTTCATCAACACGATTGGAGCCTTGGAGGCTCGTTTTCTATCCTGCAATAGATCAGTTAATCGTGGTTCGGTCAGTGGCAATCAGGTCACAAGAGAAGTCGGGCGAATGGGGACTCAATGAATTGCGATATTGTAACGTATCATCTTGCTTCCAGATTGTCAGGCACGTCTAATAGCGACTCTGTCGTTCATTGCAAGGTGATTATAATGTGTAGACCTGCCTGGCTGGAAAGAGGCTTGTGAGTAGTAGGGGTTTTCAAACAACAAGCAGTGGATGGCTGGATGAAAATGATCTGGAGCAGGTCATATGCACGGCGGATGAAGAACAGGAAAATCTGAAGGCCCTGCAGCGTGAGAGTCAGAAAACGAGAGCTGGAAGTGGGAAAAGACTGAGTGACTGATTATTTTTTCCGTCGACTTCTTTTCTTAACTTTGATCGCCTGTTGAATCGACTGCATCTGCTCGTTCAGATCGTTGGCTATCTTTCTTCTCCAGACCATGACGCCTGCCAGAGTGACAGTCTGTATGCCACACAGACTCCACACGGTGATCTCCAGAGAGGGGATAAGCATGCCGAGAAATATAAGAGCCATGACTAGAACAGCAAAGCCGGAGACAAGGTGCTCATGGTTCAGCCAGTGGCTGTTGAAGGCGGCGATTTGCTTTTCGATTTCCTGCTGCTCTTCATTCAACTGGTTGATTGTGCGTGGAGCGTTCGTATCTGTAGATGTCATGCGAATGATGTAGCTCCGGCTTTGTCGTTTGGCAATTTGTTTCTTTTGTATGGAGAGTTCTGATTAGGCTCCCTTTTTACTCGCTCCGTAATATCGGCCCCCCTTAGCATTAATGAGTTGTTTTGACGCAAGCGGCGTCGAAGAGGGAAGGCGGCTGACGATCAAGTTTGTTTTTTGGTCGACTATGGCTAAAAACTTGATATATAGGCGTTGCATGTGTACGTATGGCCTGTTTCTTGGCTCGGTTAATGATTCTTCCCCCAATAAGAGGACACCATGCTTAAAAAATTCATGCAGATGGATCTGCCCGTTTCGCGAAAGATGAAATACTCGATTCTCAAGCGGGTACGCTCCCACGACAAAGGTGCGTTTGAAATCGATTTCACCTACTGCGGTGTCCAGATACCAATCAATATGTTTGATGGTACTCAACGGTCTATCTATTTGTACGATGGCGATGAAAAATTCATGCTCAATTTTTTACGCGACTATTATGCCATGTTACCCAAAGGAGGCGTTTTTCTTGATATCGGCGCCAACTCCGGTAACCATGCCATCTGGATGTCGCAGTATGCCGACAAGGTGTATGCATTCGAACCTCAGAAACGCCTCCATGAACGGCTCCGTAATATTTTGAGAGAAAATAGCGAGGTGGGGAATATTGAAGTCTGTCCCTTTGCTCTGGGCGAAGAAAACAAGACGGACTATATCTACCACATAAGTAAGTATTCCGGCTCATCAAGCATCGTCAGAAAACCCGATACGAATGTTCCGCGAGAGGAGATCTCTATTCGTCAGGGGGACGAAGCGATCAGAGAGCTGAATCCCGAGTCCATTGCTGCCGTCAAGATCGATGTCGAAGGCTATGAACATTTTGTGCTGAAGGGGATCGGGGAAACGCTGGAAAAGTACCGGCCTCTGGTCATTTTCGAGCACGCCGAAGAGAACAAGGCATCCTACGGTTCCTTTGAAGGCATGCGTGAACTTTTCCCTGAAGGGTATGAGTTTTACCAGTTTGATCGTCGTGGCGCTTACCGTTACCACAACTGCCGCCGCGGTTTCTATACCGTGGTTGATTTCGACTTTGACCTGCCTGTTAGGGCTGTTGCCACCGGAGGCAATGCGAATATCATCGCCTGTCCCGCTGGTACGGAGATGCCGAAGAAGAACTTCACCCCATGGTCTTTTGAAATCAGGAAGTAGGGCCTTTTCTGTCAACCCTGACGGGATAAGGCTCTTTCAATTATCGGGGCCAAATGGCTGGCTCTTCCGCTATCTCCTGGAATTCCTTCAGTGTCTCTATAAATTTCTTGAGAATCACAGATTCATTTTTCGCTTTCCAAAGCGCCGTGATTTCCCACTGTGGCAAATCACCATCCAGTGGTTTGAAGGAGACGCCAGACCGCTTGTCCCTTGCACTGGAGGCAGGCACCAATGCAACACCCAACCCAGTGGAAACAAGTGCCACAGTGGATTGTTCTGTGTTGACCTCCTGCACGATGTTCGGCATGAATCCCGCCTTGTGGAATGAACCTATCAGCGATCGATACAGCGCAGGTTGGGCGATTCGCTGGTTGAAGATCAGCGGTTCGCCCTCCAGATCGCGAATGTCAATCCGGTCTTTTTTCGAGAAATGGTGCCCATCCGGAATGGCAAGGACATATGGTTCACGCAGAAACAGCATGGACTTAAGGCCTGTCGTGTCATGCCCGAACAGTCGCACAAACGCGATGTCCAAACGGTCGCTGCGGAGAACCGGCAACTGCTCGGTGGTCGACTTGGCAGAAAAATCAAGACGAATATTGGGATTGGCCTCCCGGAATGCACGGATCGCCATGGGAAGCTGGCTCAGCGACGCAGGGCCGATGAAACCTATGCGCAGCATGCCTTCCAGGCCTTGTGCCATGTCCTGAATGCAGGCCACAGCTTCGGTCAGGCGGTCCTGAATATCCCTGCAGCGAACCAGAAATTCTTCTCCCTCGGGCGTGAGCGATACGCGCCGACTGGTTCTCTCCAACAGCTTGACCTCCAGCTCTTCTTCCAGTCGTTTTATCTGTTGAGAGAGTGGGGGTTGGGCTATATGGCACCGCTGTGCAGCCTTGCCGAAGTGGAGTTCTTCTGCAACGGCAATGAAGTATTTGATCTGTCTGAGTTCCATGATTCAGACTTAATATGTATCAATAAAATTGTAAAGATATATTGGACATATTCATGGTGCTTTTCTAGCTTCTGAAAAAGCCCTTGGAGGTCCATTATGCAGTATTTGATTCCATTATTACTTGTTTTGAGTGTGCACGTTTTTTTCGCTGTCGGCGTGGCTTTTGCAAATGATTCGGTAGAGCGTCAGAATCATGATTCAGTTTCAGTTTGTCCTGCCGTACTGTGTGATGCAGGCTTGATTATTGACAGGCGGGGAACGGTTTATGCGTCAAATAGTCAATCAGGAGAGGTGTTTGTTGTTGCTCCCGGTGATGAACCCAGGCTTTTGGCTTCCATAGAAGGGCGCATCACAGCTATGGGAGTGGACAGAAGGCGTTCAGTTTTCGTGGCAGTGGAAGATGGAAGAGTTTTCCGTGTCAGGCCCGAGGGACGGGCCAAGTTGGTTTACCGCTTGGACGGAGTGCCGGTCGCGTTGAATGTGGACAGGGATGGCGGACTGGTCGTTATGCTCGACACTGGCCGCATACAATGGGTGCCATTCGGTTCACTTGTTAATGAAGAATAGTGAATATAATGCTATTGTTTTTCTGTATGTTTGACGATAAGGAAAGGTATGAAAGCTATAGTAGCAACCATGGGCATAGTTGGGCTATGCGGATACATATGGGCAGTTGTCGAACTGCTCCTTGCCGCTCCCTTGTGGTGCAACTTGCTCGGTGGTGCTTTGTTGGGAATCTATTTGGGTGCCGCCATGTTCCTGGCATATCTGATCATTACGGATGAAAACCGTACGATCAAAAAGACGCTTAAACAGGGGATAAGCGTCGGAACAGCATTTCTTCGCCCTGTGAAGTCCTGTTTTTGCCGGAACAAATAAGCCGGAATCGCCTCTCTACGCACTGAACGTTAGAAGTTCAGATCGTGTGTCTTTTTCTTACTTGTCTGCTTGGGTGAAGCACTTGATGCGGCGAAAACTCTCGGTTCTGCCTGTTTGAGCAGTTTCTTTGCTTCGACATTGAGCGGATTGCGATCAACAGCGGCCGAAGCGTTGTTGAATACCTCGCCCCATTCCCGTTTCTTGAGATGCAACTTGGCAAGGCGAAGATAGAGATTCTCGCTGGAACCAACGTAGCGCATGCACTCCTTGATCGCGTTGATGGCCTTGTCTGTTTCCTCCATTCCTTCGTAGCAGAGGATCAGCGCATTGTGCGCGCGGATATCATTTTGCTGCACTTGGATGGCTTTCACAAGGTATTCAACTGCTTCGGGAAACATGCCGAAGTTTGCCAGACGGTTTCCAATATCCGAGTCTATCCCTTCAATATCCTGAAAGTATTCTGAAATTTTCCGATACAGCTTCCGTGCTTCCAGTTGATTGTCAGACTTGACCAGTTTTTCCGCCTTGATCAGGTTGTCATCAAGCACGCCCAGTCTTTTTCGCAACTTGGCAACACGGGCTTTCTCCATGGCTTCGCCGAGCTTCTTGTGCAGGCGAATGAGTTTGCCGTAAAAAGCCTTTTCCTTGCCCTTCTGGTAGGTGAGGCCGTTGGGGAACAGCTTCTGGATCATGGGCATCTTGTTGAGATCGCGCATGGCTTCATCCAGGTGCGCGTGTATCTCGAACTTTTCAGCTCCGAAAATGGGGCTGGTAACCAGATTTTTCAGTGCGTTTGCCAGGCACTCAAGTGTCCTGAGGTACTCGTTCTTTTTAGCATATGCACGAGCCCGGGCAATGTCTTCGCGTATGGTTTTTGCTGATATTTGAGACATGGTGATTAAGTTTTACCATTTTTGTCTAAGTTTTTACATGTACGCTAATACAGGTATGAGGTTTTAGCAAGCAGGATGGGAAGTTACCACTAGTTTCAGGCAGACGGGGCGAGTTTTCCACAAGGAAAAACACCCACAGTGCTGACAAGTGGAGTCGATTTTTCTCACATGCCATTGACGCGACTGTCGAGTCTGTATAATTTACCTGCCCATCCCATATTCTGTGATTCATCTTACTTGTGGAGTCGAATTGAATACCTATCTTGTCGTAATTCTTGCATCTCTTGTTTTGAGTTGGTTGTTGGGAATTGTCTCCAACTACTACAACAAACGACATATGGTTTCTCGTCTTCCCGATGAGTTTCGCGATGTCTACGATGATCGGAAGTACTCGGAATCCCAGGAATACGCCAGAGCAAATATGCGTTTTTCGTCCATTGCGGATTCAATCAGCATGGCAATAACCATTGGGTTCATCCTTCTGGGCGGTTTCAACTGGCTTGATCAACTTGTCCGCTCCTGGGAACTTGCTCCACTGTTGAGTGGACTTGCCTATATCGGCCTGTTGAGCTTAGCCAGTTGGACTGTCAGTCTGCCCTTTGAAATCTATCAGACTTTCGTTCTTGAGAGCCGCTTCCAATTCAATAATACAACGCCATGGACATTTGTCGTTGATCGACTGAAAGGATTGATTCTGACCGCAATCCTTGGCGGTGGTTTGCTGGCCGGAGTGCTTTACTTCTTTGGCAGTGCAGGCGAATGGGCCTGGATGTGGTGCTGGGTACTGGCTGTGGCATTCAGTTTGGGTATTACCTATGTTGCTCCCACCTGGATACTTCCCCTTTTCAATACCTTTTCCCCGCTTGAAGAAGGGGAGTTGCGTACAGCCCTTGAAGCCTATGCGCGAAAGTCCGATTTTGAACTGGAAGGGATATTTGTCATGGATGGATCGCGCCGGACCTCCAAGGGCAATGCGTTTTTTACTGGATTCGGTAAGCGAAAGCGAATCGCCTTGTTCGACACGTTGCTCAAGGAGCAGAGCGTGGAGGAAATAACGGCTGTTCTTGCCCATGAAGTCGGCCATTCCAAGCGGGGTCATATTCGCAAACAATTGATTCTTGCCACGATCAAGACAGGTGCCGTGTTTTATCTGTTGTCGCTTTTCCTGGACTCCAAAGGACTGTTCGATGCTTTTGGAATGGAGCACATGTCGGTCTACGCAGGACTTGTCTTTTTTACCCTGCTGTATACGCCCATTTCAATGGTTCTCGGTGTGGTCGGGAACTATCTATCGCGTAAATACGAGTTTGAAGCGGATGCCTTTGCTGCCGAGACCACAAACAATCCGGGCGCCATGATTTCCGCCCTCAAGAAGCTGTCAGCCAACAATCTTTCCAACTTGACCCCACACCCACTCGTTGTCTGGTTGGAGTACAGTCACCCTCCGGTGCTCGAACGAGTACGGGTTCTGAAAAACAGATGAGTATTCCAAAATAACAGTGCCGCAGGTGATTGCAGCACTGTTATTTGGGTTATTGCTTAGAACTTTTCAAACTCATCGGAGTCGTCCGCATAGTTGCCTATCGCTCTAGGTTGCGTGGCCTGCAAAGAGTTGGGTCTTGATGTGACCACTGAGACATTGCGTCGGGAGTGGTGTTCGACCTGGAAGAACTCCATGGCCTGCTGCAATTGTACAGCCTGGCTCGAAAGCTCCTGCGAGGTGGCAGACAGTTCTTCAGAAAAGGACGCATTTTTCTGCACTACGACATCGAGATGTTGAATGGAGGTGGTGATCTGCTGGGCTGATTCGTGCTGCTCGCCACTGGCGGCGGCAACTTCCTGCACCAGTTCCTCGTTATGTTTAATGTCTTTAACCACCTGCTCCAACATGGTTCCGGCTTTTTCCGCTACCTCAAGGCTATTGCCTGTCAGTTCGCTGATCTCCGATGCAGCGGTGCCGGAATGCTCGGCCAGCTTTCGGACTTCGGCTGCGACTACGGCAAATCCTTTGCCATGCTCTCCGGCACGGGCGGCTTCAATGGCGGCGTTCAGTGCCAGAAGGTTGGTCTGGCGTGCGATATCTTCAATGATGGATGTGCGTTCAGCAATATCCCGCATGGCCTGGACGGTCTTTTTGACAGCCTCGCCACCTTCCTGCGCATCATTGGCTGTTCGGACGGCGATGTCGCGGGTCTTTCGTGCGGTCTCCAGGTTCTGGGCAATGTTCTGTGACATGAGTTCCATGGATGCGGAAATCTCTTCGACGCTGGCAGCCTGTTCCACCGACCCTTCGCTCATCTGTTGTGCCGATGCTGCAATCTCCTCGCTGCCGGAAGCGACCATCTCGGCCGATTTTTTTACACTTCCCACGACATCTCGTAGCTTATGAAGCATTCTGCCCAGTGAACGGATGAGTCGTCCCAACTCGCTGGGGGACTCGCTGTGTATATTTGAAATCAGATCACCGCTAGAGAGGCGCTCGGCCATGCCCATCCCGTCGGTTACCGGTCGGATGGCGAACTTGTTCAGGAATGCGATGACGATACCACCGACCAGCATGATGATGCCGAATCCGGTTCCGGCAAGCACGTAACCTTGCTGAATGGCTCCGGATGCAAGGTCGCTTTCATAGGCGGACATGCAGACGATCCAGTTGGTGGTCGGGTCTTCCTTGAATACCAGAATCTTGTCACGGCCTTCCCATGCATAGGTTATCTGGCCGTTTTTCTGCTGAATGGCGGTCCTGACGAATGAGTCGCTGCTGCGATCTTCAAGGATGATCGATTTTTCTTTGGGGTGGTATATGAATCGCCCGGTTGCATCGATGATGAAACCATACCCTTCCTTGCCGATAACCACCGGATCGATGAATGTTTTGCAAAAGGATTCCCACTGGGCCAGCAGTGCGACCGCACCGATGATTTGCCCATTGTTGTCGAATACCGGTGTGCTGATCGCGAAGAACAGGGAGTCGTCGGTTACGGATTGCATCACCGTTTGGGAAATCACGTTCTCCTCACCACGGAGGGGGGCCTGGACATACCCGCGCTGTTTCAGGTCCAGCCCGACGATGTTCTTGTCTCCAATGACACCGGCCACGCATCTGCCCGCCGGATTGACAACGATTGCACCGTAGAGGTTGTCATTGTTGCTAACATATTCGGAGAGGATCTCTTGGGCTTGACCAACTTCCTCCGTGCGAAGGGCGCTGACAACTTCCCATCTGTCGGCCAACGCGTGTGTGGCGGCCTGACTGTCCTCGATAAAAAGCTGCATGGCGGCGGCAATATTGTTGGTCTGGGATGCGGCAGCAGACGATTCCGAGGCAAGAATCATATCGTAAGAGGAGTCATTGACGTAGAGTACAAGGCCGGTGATGGCTACTGAGATGGTTAGGACGATTGGGATTAATATGGTTCTTTTGAGGCTTTTGGATATCCAGTGTAACATTTTTTTGCCCTCTTTTAGGTGATTTAAAAATATTATCTTATGTTGTTTTGGTTAAAATCCTTCTAACGCTGTTTGAATAATTGTTTAGGTTATCTCTGTGTGACGTAGAGTGGCGCATCCTAACTAACAATTATAATTATGATTATACTTATCAATGGATAGGGTTGAGAAAAGAGATAGGTTCAATTGGTTTTAATCCCTTGGAAAGTTGGTTTCTGTCGGCAGTAGTGTCTGCAGCGTGCTGGCAGGATAGCTGAATCAGCCAGTGGGCGTGTATCGGTTGCATGGAAATCGTGTAGAGGATATGTCAAATTAATAAGTGGTTACGTAGCTGTTACATGGTACCGTGCGCTCGGTGTTTCACGGATGCTCGTTCATCGCTTGATCAATAAAACAATGGAGTCGTAACGTGGCTTTGCATGAGTTGGCGGGTCAGCCCGCTCCCCAGGATTTGCTTGTCAATGTCCCCCGATTGGTATCGGCCTATTACCTGACAAAACCCGATCCTGCCGAGCCGGGGTGCCGGGTGTCGTTTGGGACTTCCGGGCATCGTGGGTCTTCTCTGGATGGGAGCTTCAACGAAGACCACATTCTGGCTGTATCTCAGGCCGTGTGTGAACATAGGGCTGCCGCCGGAATAGACGGGCCATTGTTTTTGGGTATGGATACTCATGCTCTCAGCGAGCCAGCACTGGCCTCGGCTGTGGAAGTCTTTGCTGCCAACGGGGTTGATGTCAGGTTGCAGGAAGGGCTTGGATACACGCCGACGCCCGTCATATCCCATGCAATCTTGAGCTGGAATGCCGGTCGTCAATCAGGGGTGGCTGACGGAGTGGTCATCACGCCGTCCCACAATCCGCCCCGTGATGGTGGGTACAAGTACAATCCCCCGGCAGGTGGTCCGGCTCCAGGTGAGGTGACCTCTGCCATTGAAAACCGAGCCAACGAAATTTTACGAAACGGGCTGAAGGATGTCCGCCGCATACCTTTTGAAAAGGCGCTCAAGGCTGACACCACTGTCATGTACGACTACATCACGCCGTATGTCGACGATCTCACCAATGTCGTGGATATGGATTTGATCAGCAGCGCCGGTGTAAAGATCGGTGTGGATCCCATGGGCGGCTCAGGCATTGCCTTTTGGGAGCCCATGGCAGAAAAGTACGGCCTGAACCTGACGCTGACCAATACGGTTGTTGATCCTGCCTTTTCATTCATGACCGTGGACAGGGACGGGAAAATCCGCATGGATTGCTCGTCCCCCTATGCCATGGCTTCGCTGATCAAGCTCAAGGATTCCTATGACATCGCGTTCGGGAATGACCCCGATTACGATCGCCACGGCATCGTCACCCGCAGCAGCGGCCTGTTGAATCCCAATCACTATCTCGCCGTTGCCGTGCAGTACCTCTTTTCTCATCGACCGGATTGGAGCACCAAGGCGGCCATCGGCAAAACCCTGGTGTCCAGCTCCATGATAGATCGCGTGGCAGCAGACCTTGGCAGACATCTCAATGAGGTGCCTGTGGGGTTCAAGTGGTTTGTGGATGGTCTGGTGGATGGTTCGTGTGCTTTCGGAGGAGAAGAGTCAGCCGGTGCGAGCTTTGTGCGGTTCGATGGGTCTGTCTGGACCACGGATAAGGACGGCATCATCATGAACCTGCTGGCCGCGGAAATAACGGCGCGGACAGGGCGTGACCCCGGTGAATTGTACAAGGATTTGGAAGAGAAACACGGTTCGCCCATATACGAGCGCATGCAGGCTCCGGCCACGCGGGAACAGAAAGCCGCCATTGCGTCGCTGTCGCCGGATGTGGTGAAGGCCGACACTCTGGCTGGTGAGCCGATCACGGCCAAGCTGACCCATGCCCCCGGCAACGGCGCTGCAATAGGGGGCCTCAAAGTGACCACGGAAAACGGCTGGTTCGCAGCTCGACCATCCGGCACCGAGGACATCTACAAAATTTACGGCGAATCCTTCAAAGGGCAGGACCATTTGAAGGCCATTCAGGAAGAAGCGCAGGCAATTGTTTCCGCCCTGTTCTAATCACAGGGCGGTCATTATACCGTCAGATTGAGTCCGGTGTAGCTCTGTCCGTAGCCCAGCATCAACCCGCCGCCCTTGAACCAGTTGGTAGGATCGCTGTTGTCCTCGTACCACCAGGACATGGCCTGCTGTTGGAGGCTCTGCTTCAGCTCCGTGTTGGTCAGTTGGTTTTCTGATACTTTGGTCAGTTTACCCAGCTGGATGATCTTGTTGAATTCATCCACTTTTTCCGGGTTGTCTTCAAAGTACTTGTCGATGGTCTCCTTGTTAGGATGACCTTCGGCGGTGGTGACCTTCCCGGTGACAGGATCGTAGGTCAGGGGGAATTCCTTGCTGATGTCCACGCCGAGCGCTTCAAGGTCGGCCATGACCGAGGCGTCCCATGTCACTTCCAGTTGCTTGCGATACTCCTCGACCTCGCGAAACGAGAGCTTGCCGTCGCTGCCTTTGGGGATATCCTCAAGATATCTTTGTATCTCGCTCCCCATGGAACTCATAACCCGGGAGTTGGCGGTCTGCTCTGATGCTTTGGTCGTCGAGGTCTCGGTGCCGGTTTGTTCAGCCAGTTGTTTCAAGAGCGAACTGGTTTCCGAATATACGCTGCTGCCGATGCTGGAAGTGGTCATGAGAAACTCACAAGTTGAAGTTGGTGGAACTTTTTTCCCTTTGCCGGATCAAGCATAAGCCGTGCCATCATTGGTGATTGGGGGCTATCCGTCAGCAGGAAACGAAACGAAGGGGGCGCGTGGATTTGGATTGCAAACAAAAAAAAGGGAGCAATGAAGCTCCCCTTGTGATGATTCCGTTATTGTACTTTTACGCGACCGCTTGCTTTGGCTTTTCCGTGCAGACCAGCTTGTCGATCTCGCGAACCTTTTTCATGACCGCTTTGGCGATTCGTTTGAATTCCGGGAAATCCTTTGTGTCATAGGAATGCTTGGCACGGGTCAGGCCGGCGAGGTCGATGCACTCGTTGAACAAGTACGGCATGTAGAGCGGGTCCTGTTTGATGAATGCTTCGATGCGCTGGAATGTCTGGTGGATTTCCTGTTGGTTCTTGTTCATGTTTTTGAATAATTTTGCCAGATGCTTTTCAGCATTGCGCATGGATGTAGACCACATTGGGCCGCGGGGTT from Pseudodesulfovibrio profundus encodes the following:
- the pgm gene encoding phosphoglucomutase (alpha-D-glucose-1,6-bisphosphate-dependent); protein product: MALHELAGQPAPQDLLVNVPRLVSAYYLTKPDPAEPGCRVSFGTSGHRGSSLDGSFNEDHILAVSQAVCEHRAAAGIDGPLFLGMDTHALSEPALASAVEVFAANGVDVRLQEGLGYTPTPVISHAILSWNAGRQSGVADGVVITPSHNPPRDGGYKYNPPAGGPAPGEVTSAIENRANEILRNGLKDVRRIPFEKALKADTTVMYDYITPYVDDLTNVVDMDLISSAGVKIGVDPMGGSGIAFWEPMAEKYGLNLTLTNTVVDPAFSFMTVDRDGKIRMDCSSPYAMASLIKLKDSYDIAFGNDPDYDRHGIVTRSSGLLNPNHYLAVAVQYLFSHRPDWSTKAAIGKTLVSSSMIDRVAADLGRHLNEVPVGFKWFVDGLVDGSCAFGGEESAGASFVRFDGSVWTTDKDGIIMNLLAAEITARTGRDPGELYKDLEEKHGSPIYERMQAPATREQKAAIASLSPDVVKADTLAGEPITAKLTHAPGNGAAIGGLKVTTENGWFAARPSGTEDIYKIYGESFKGQDHLKAIQEEAQAIVSALF
- a CDS encoding methyl-accepting chemotaxis protein produces the protein MLHWISKSLKRTILIPIVLTISVAITGLVLYVNDSSYDMILASESSAAASQTNNIAAAMQLFIEDSQAATHALADRWEVVSALRTEEVGQAQEILSEYVSNNDNLYGAIVVNPAGRCVAGVIGDKNIVGLDLKQRGYVQAPLRGEENVISQTVMQSVTDDSLFFAISTPVFDNNGQIIGAVALLAQWESFCKTFIDPVVIGKEGYGFIIDATGRFIYHPKEKSIILEDRSSDSFVRTAIQQKNGQITYAWEGRDKILVFKEDPTTNWIVCMSAYESDLASGAIQQGYVLAGTGFGIIMLVGGIVIAFLNKFAIRPVTDGMGMAERLSSGDLISNIHSESPSELGRLIRSLGRMLHKLRDVVGSVKKSAEMVASGSEEIAASAQQMSEGSVEQAASVEEISASMELMSQNIAQNLETARKTRDIAVRTANDAQEGGEAVKKTVQAMRDIAERTSIIEDIARQTNLLALNAAIEAARAGEHGKGFAVVAAEVRKLAEHSGTAASEISELTGNSLEVAEKAGTMLEQVVKDIKHNEELVQEVAAASGEQHESAQQITTSIQHLDVVVQKNASFSEELSATSQELSSQAVQLQQAMEFFQVEHHSRRNVSVVTSRPNSLQATQPRAIGNYADDSDEFEKF
- a CDS encoding M48 family metallopeptidase — translated: MNTYLVVILASLVLSWLLGIVSNYYNKRHMVSRLPDEFRDVYDDRKYSESQEYARANMRFSSIADSISMAITIGFILLGGFNWLDQLVRSWELAPLLSGLAYIGLLSLASWTVSLPFEIYQTFVLESRFQFNNTTPWTFVVDRLKGLILTAILGGGLLAGVLYFFGSAGEWAWMWCWVLAVAFSLGITYVAPTWILPLFNTFSPLEEGELRTALEAYARKSDFELEGIFVMDGSRRTSKGNAFFTGFGKRKRIALFDTLLKEQSVEEITAVLAHEVGHSKRGHIRKQLILATIKTGAVFYLLSLFLDSKGLFDAFGMEHMSVYAGLVFFTLLYTPISMVLGVVGNYLSRKYEFEADAFAAETTNNPGAMISALKKLSANNLSNLTPHPLVVWLEYSHPPVLERVRVLKNR
- a CDS encoding tetratricopeptide repeat protein; translated protein: MSQISAKTIREDIARARAYAKKNEYLRTLECLANALKNLVTSPIFGAEKFEIHAHLDEAMRDLNKMPMIQKLFPNGLTYQKGKEKAFYGKLIRLHKKLGEAMEKARVAKLRKRLGVLDDNLIKAEKLVKSDNQLEARKLYRKISEYFQDIEGIDSDIGNRLANFGMFPEAVEYLVKAIQVQQNDIRAHNALILCYEGMEETDKAINAIKECMRYVGSSENLYLRLAKLHLKKREWGEVFNNASAAVDRNPLNVEAKKLLKQAEPRVFAASSASPKQTSKKKTHDLNF